Proteins co-encoded in one Acidobacteriota bacterium genomic window:
- a CDS encoding AAA family ATPase has product MKQGGAVEAVFAVSYFNRTTDNQAKVGTLTWAGLCKMFEEPIVEFVKDNVPLFSPATFSPPQRAKVNVQALSLLIYDIDHDADVEGINSSLKRLGCAAIVGSTHSHMRQIDGRRAEPRFRIVISLKEPIPCHEYPSVWAAGKQALGVPVDEAAKDPSRIYYKPALAGTGLPYYFRIHSGAPLDWRTLRAPEKPLVQGKAAETNSHVINNGSRNATLTSLAGSMQRRGMSKDSILAALLAENAARCVPRLPDDEVQRIVKSVTQYPPDINTSHHAALQPISIESLIADYPRLRLSVIDGLLRAGEVANLIAKSKVGKSWLTYYIGLCVACGIKLFGEYQCDAGPVLLIDNELHPETLAHRIPEVAGALGIRLEDYCDRIDVITLRGGLLNIDQMLLTFDGLKNNGYKVIIIDALYRMLPAGISENANDGLAQVYNRIDQYAAMTGAAIILVHHATKGGQGEKDVTDVGAGAGAQSRAADTHIVLRPHQEEGCAVLEAVVRSWKPVEPLPLRWEFPIWRRAADLDAAALKGRRTRHEEKKQVEDDKGMEDIFIALRREPDTAKGLTSRVGIGPARIGRLLGALVQSGRVEYENVRKRGQECRQYRPISTSSGD; this is encoded by the coding sequence ATGAAGCAGGGTGGGGCGGTAGAAGCAGTATTCGCAGTGTCGTATTTTAATCGCACGACTGACAATCAGGCGAAAGTCGGCACTTTGACGTGGGCGGGTCTCTGCAAAATGTTTGAAGAGCCAATCGTCGAATTTGTGAAAGATAATGTTCCCCTATTTTCGCCGGCGACTTTCAGTCCGCCCCAACGAGCGAAAGTAAACGTTCAAGCATTATCACTCCTGATCTATGACATCGATCACGACGCCGACGTCGAGGGGATCAACTCATCGCTTAAACGCCTAGGCTGCGCCGCGATTGTCGGGTCGACCCACTCACATATGCGGCAAATCGACGGAAGACGTGCGGAACCGCGGTTCCGGATCGTTATCAGTCTGAAAGAGCCTATTCCTTGCCACGAGTATCCGTCTGTCTGGGCAGCGGGTAAGCAAGCACTAGGCGTTCCCGTTGACGAAGCTGCGAAAGACCCCTCAAGAATCTACTATAAGCCCGCCTTAGCAGGTACGGGATTGCCCTACTACTTCCGCATCCACAGCGGCGCTCCACTTGACTGGAGGACGCTTCGGGCTCCGGAAAAGCCTCTCGTACAAGGTAAAGCCGCGGAGACCAACTCCCATGTCATCAATAATGGCAGCCGTAACGCGACATTAACCAGCCTTGCTGGGAGCATGCAGCGCCGGGGCATGTCCAAAGATTCAATTCTTGCAGCATTATTAGCCGAAAACGCCGCTAGGTGCGTTCCGCGGCTTCCGGATGATGAGGTCCAGAGAATTGTTAAGTCCGTCACGCAATATCCTCCAGATATAAACACTAGTCATCACGCGGCGTTGCAACCGATCTCGATCGAATCGCTTATTGCGGACTATCCGCGGCTAAGATTATCCGTTATCGACGGCCTGTTACGAGCAGGTGAGGTCGCAAATCTGATCGCGAAGTCAAAGGTAGGGAAGTCTTGGTTGACGTACTACATTGGGCTTTGTGTCGCCTGCGGGATAAAGCTATTCGGCGAATATCAGTGCGATGCGGGACCGGTGTTATTGATAGACAACGAGTTGCATCCCGAAACCCTCGCCCATAGGATACCCGAGGTTGCTGGGGCGTTAGGGATCAGGCTCGAGGACTACTGCGACCGAATCGACGTTATTACGCTAAGGGGAGGATTATTAAACATCGACCAAATGCTCCTAACCTTTGATGGACTCAAAAATAATGGCTACAAGGTGATTATTATCGACGCCCTGTACCGTATGCTTCCCGCAGGTATTAGCGAGAACGCAAACGACGGGCTTGCCCAGGTGTATAACCGAATCGATCAGTATGCAGCAATGACAGGTGCCGCGATCATATTAGTGCATCATGCTACGAAAGGTGGACAGGGGGAGAAAGATGTCACCGACGTGGGGGCTGGAGCAGGAGCCCAATCGCGTGCCGCCGATACACACATCGTCCTGCGCCCGCACCAGGAAGAGGGGTGTGCGGTCCTCGAGGCGGTTGTCCGCTCCTGGAAACCAGTGGAGCCTCTTCCGCTGCGTTGGGAGTTTCCGATATGGAGGCGGGCGGCAGATTTGGACGCGGCTGCGTTAAAAGGCCGCAGGACACGGCACGAGGAGAAGAAGCAGGTAGAGGATGACAAGGGTATGGAGGATATCTTCATTGCTCTAAGGCGCGAACCTGACACCGCAAAGGGGTTGACCTCTCGCGTTGGAATTGGACCGGCTAGGATCGGTCGACTTCTTGGGGCACTCGTGCAAAGCGGCCGAGTCGAATATGAAAATGTACGAAAACGCGGGCAGGAGTGTCGGCAGTACCGTCCGATATCCACTAGTTCCGGCGACTAG
- a CDS encoding winged helix-turn-helix domain-containing protein yields MDSQSQKYKFGEFVLDPAKRSLLLNGASIRLERKAFNVLCLLVEKAGICLSEQQILDEAWGSDTFVEEGNVAVAVRKIRKELGDLVRPYSFIDHEKKKGYTFIYQVEPVGPEAVNEHRGIDSLNFYSLKQKQTNYRRWTNESGSEEIVKIGWCWPAFFFGGLWGLAKRMGLIGACMLLGSSLIGYSVASVESDDDLSLFGIATSIAVGLFFGAYGNSWREWHLRRRGFSPIGTFTYSPVKVFLTDLFVKSKAVWNRSVWIKVFAGMLLLAVGSGIYYWRSNLPRTQVGCGSARLFAHIETNDVKTSVWFEWGDTPDLGSLTMKQSFAENNYYYQDLINLEKDTKYFYRAMASNMIDKSVGRVEWFVPNRCPSE; encoded by the coding sequence GTGGATTCTCAGTCCCAAAAGTACAAATTTGGTGAGTTTGTTCTAGACCCCGCGAAACGCTCGTTATTGTTGAATGGTGCCTCGATTCGGCTTGAACGGAAGGCGTTTAACGTTTTGTGTCTATTGGTCGAGAAGGCTGGAATTTGTCTAAGTGAACAGCAAATTCTTGATGAAGCCTGGGGATCAGATACTTTTGTCGAGGAAGGCAATGTTGCGGTTGCTGTCCGTAAAATTAGAAAAGAACTTGGTGACCTTGTTCGGCCGTATTCCTTTATTGACCACGAAAAAAAGAAAGGTTATACGTTTATTTATCAAGTCGAACCAGTTGGACCTGAAGCCGTTAATGAACATCGGGGTATCGATTCCCTGAATTTTTACAGTCTCAAACAGAAGCAAACGAATTACCGCAGATGGACCAATGAAAGTGGAAGCGAAGAAATAGTCAAAATCGGCTGGTGCTGGCCTGCATTTTTCTTTGGTGGACTTTGGGGCTTAGCCAAGCGAATGGGGTTGATTGGAGCTTGCATGCTCCTTGGAAGTTCCCTAATTGGATATTCAGTTGCGTCTGTAGAATCAGATGATGACCTTAGTCTCTTCGGAATCGCAACCAGCATTGCTGTAGGGTTGTTTTTCGGCGCCTATGGAAACTCTTGGCGTGAATGGCACCTACGCCGACGCGGATTCTCGCCAATAGGGACGTTTACCTACAGCCCCGTTAAGGTTTTTTTGACGGACCTATTCGTGAAATCGAAGGCAGTATGGAACAGAAGTGTTTGGATCAAGGTATTTGCTGGAATGCTTCTGCTTGCTGTCGGGAGCGGAATTTACTATTGGCGTTCGAATCTTCCACGTACACAGGTCGGATGCGGAAGCGCCAGATTGTTCGCGCACATAGAAACCAATGACGTTAAGACTTCGGTATGGTTTGAATGGGGTGATACGCCCGATCTAGGGAGTCTAACGATGAAGCAGTCATTTGCCGAGAACAACTACTACTACCAAGATCTTATAAATCTGGAGAAAGATACAAAATACTTCTATAGAGCCATGGCGTCAAACATGATTGATAAGTCCGTAGGACGAGTTGAATGGTTCGTCCCTAATCGTTGTCCATCCGAATGA
- a CDS encoding SAM-dependent DNA methyltransferase → MESQGLIQKVWSFCNVLKDDGVSYGDYLEQLTYLLFLKMADEYSKPPHNRPLGIPAEYSWESLTGLRGAPLEIHYVNVLRNLGNEKGILGQIFIKSQNKIQDPAKLFKLIDMIGKETWTVIGADVKGEIYEGLLEKNAEDTESGAGQYFTPRRLIEAMVECIRPEPMKTIADPACGTGGFFLKAYDFIAANYDLDKEQKEFLRFKTFFGHEIVASTRRLALMNLFLHNIGDIDSDNFISPADALIAADGQGFDYVLANPPFGKKSSQTFTNDQGEQEKEDLTYNRQDFWATTSNKQLNFVQHIKTMLKTTGQAAVVVPDNVLFEGGAGETVRKRLLETTDLHTILRLPTGIFYAQGVKANVIFFDAKPAAAKPWTKEVWFYDYRTNIHHTLKKNPLTASSLKDFVECYNPTNRHKRQETYTDTNPDGRWRSFTYDEITARDKTSLDISWIKDQSLADLDNLPDPDILAGEIVENIEAALSNFKAIQIELAR, encoded by the coding sequence ATGGAATCACAAGGCCTGATTCAAAAGGTTTGGAGTTTTTGCAATGTCCTAAAGGATGATGGCGTCTCTTACGGCGATTACTTGGAACAACTCACATATTTGCTGTTCTTAAAAATGGCGGATGAATACAGCAAGCCACCTCATAATCGACCGTTGGGTATTCCGGCTGAGTACAGTTGGGAAAGTCTGACCGGGCTTCGCGGCGCGCCACTTGAGATTCACTATGTAAACGTCCTTCGAAATCTCGGCAACGAAAAAGGCATCCTCGGACAGATCTTCATTAAGAGCCAGAACAAGATCCAAGACCCCGCAAAGCTCTTCAAGTTAATCGACATGATCGGCAAGGAGACTTGGACGGTGATCGGCGCCGATGTGAAAGGGGAAATCTACGAGGGCCTGCTCGAAAAGAACGCCGAGGACACCGAGAGCGGTGCTGGACAATACTTCACGCCAAGGCGACTTATCGAGGCAATGGTTGAGTGCATTCGCCCTGAACCGATGAAGACGATCGCCGACCCCGCATGCGGCACCGGCGGCTTTTTTCTGAAGGCGTATGACTTTATCGCAGCGAATTATGATCTGGACAAGGAGCAGAAAGAGTTCTTGCGGTTCAAAACGTTCTTCGGCCACGAGATCGTCGCCTCGACGCGGCGCCTGGCGCTGATGAACCTCTTCCTGCACAACATCGGCGATATCGATAGCGATAACTTCATCTCGCCGGCCGATGCCCTTATCGCCGCCGACGGGCAGGGTTTCGATTACGTCTTGGCCAACCCTCCGTTTGGAAAAAAAAGTAGCCAGACCTTCACCAACGACCAGGGAGAACAGGAAAAAGAAGACCTGACTTACAACCGGCAAGATTTCTGGGCGACTACGAGCAACAAGCAGTTAAATTTTGTACAGCACATCAAGACGATGCTCAAGACGACGGGACAGGCGGCAGTCGTCGTGCCCGACAACGTACTATTTGAGGGCGGAGCAGGCGAGACCGTCAGAAAGCGGTTGCTCGAAACTACTGATCTTCACACCATCTTGCGGCTCCCAACCGGCATCTTCTACGCTCAAGGCGTAAAGGCAAATGTGATCTTTTTCGACGCCAAACCCGCCGCCGCAAAGCCGTGGACAAAGGAGGTCTGGTTCTACGACTATCGGACGAATATTCACCACACACTCAAGAAAAATCCGCTAACGGCCAGTAGCCTGAAGGACTTTGTCGAGTGTTACAACCCAACTAATCGCCACAAACGGCAAGAGACTTACACTGACACCAACCCCGACGGCCGCTGGCGGAGCTTCACCTACGACGAGATCACCGCCCGCGATAAAACGAGCTTGGACATAAGTTGGATCAAAGATCAGTCACTCGCCGATCTCGACAATCTTCCAGATCCAGATATTCTTGCCGGCGAGATAGTTGAGAATATTGAAGCCGCCCTTTCTAATTTTAAGGCGATCCAGATCGAACTCGCCCGGTGA